Proteins encoded together in one Deinococcus irradiatisoli window:
- the lnt gene encoding apolipoprotein N-acyltransferase has product MPPAHLNLLWSLVAGALLALCGLPLWWSALSVLPLALLLAQLSRQSTPRAVAVQTWWAISAYFAVQLFWLVVFMHNLMSSDGGLPSGLAWPLAALALSPLFMLEGAFWAVMAFLVARLFTAPQARLWGLAGGWVVLEWTRTLGALAFPWGGLGYTLLRTPLIQLADVGGVLLLTALIAASAAALVDWAQTRHLRPVLLLGAAWLVGLGYGLTRTAGEGPPAQALLLRTNFDSFAKATANGFEELWQTQLRLSQQRRPGEVVVWSETAVLFPQRLAEVPSPALTGLYQEARNTAVGWDGTRITGSFDKAHPVPMGEYYPLSGALNGLYTAIYNALGFPSFDPQFPGQSYTPIALGGVLYGVYICYDSIIAQVARWQALQGAQVLVNVSNDGWYSGWGVWQHFDMGRVRAIETRRWVLRSVNKGVAAAINDLGQPAQLLTEGEGALHARYRLLTGQTLYMRWGDIPALLTAALLLLYARRLDRRSRM; this is encoded by the coding sequence GTGCCGCCCGCCCACCTGAACCTGCTGTGGAGTCTCGTTGCCGGCGCGTTGCTGGCGTTGTGCGGTTTGCCGCTGTGGTGGAGCGCCCTGAGCGTGCTGCCGCTGGCTTTGCTCCTGGCCCAGCTCAGCCGGCAATCCACCCCACGCGCCGTGGCGGTCCAGACCTGGTGGGCCATCAGTGCGTATTTCGCCGTGCAACTGTTCTGGCTGGTGGTGTTCATGCACAACCTGATGTCCAGTGACGGCGGTCTGCCCTCGGGGCTGGCCTGGCCGCTGGCGGCGCTGGCCCTCTCGCCTCTTTTCATGCTGGAGGGTGCCTTCTGGGCCGTCATGGCCTTTCTCGTCGCCCGGCTCTTCACCGCGCCGCAAGCCCGGTTGTGGGGGCTGGCCGGCGGCTGGGTGGTGCTGGAGTGGACCCGCACGCTCGGGGCGCTGGCCTTTCCCTGGGGCGGCCTCGGTTACACCCTGCTGCGAACCCCGCTGATTCAGCTCGCAGATGTGGGCGGCGTGCTGCTGCTCACGGCGCTGATCGCCGCCTCGGCAGCGGCGCTGGTGGACTGGGCGCAGACGCGCCACCTTCGCCCAGTGCTGCTGCTCGGGGCGGCCTGGCTCGTGGGTCTCGGCTACGGCCTGACGCGCACGGCAGGGGAGGGGCCGCCCGCCCAGGCGCTGCTGCTGCGGACCAATTTCGATTCGTTCGCTAAGGCCACCGCCAACGGTTTCGAGGAGCTGTGGCAAACGCAGTTGCGCCTCAGTCAGCAGCGCCGTCCCGGCGAAGTGGTCGTGTGGAGCGAAACGGCGGTGCTTTTTCCCCAGCGCCTGGCGGAAGTGCCGAGCCCGGCGCTGACCGGTCTCTATCAGGAAGCCCGCAACACCGCGGTCGGCTGGGACGGCACGCGCATCACCGGCAGCTTCGACAAGGCCCACCCGGTGCCGATGGGCGAGTACTATCCGCTCTCCGGTGCCCTGAACGGGCTCTATACGGCCATTTACAACGCGCTGGGCTTTCCCAGTTTCGATCCTCAGTTTCCCGGCCAGTCCTACACCCCGATTGCCCTGGGCGGCGTGCTGTACGGCGTATACATCTGCTACGACAGCATCATCGCGCAGGTGGCCCGCTGGCAGGCGCTCCAGGGCGCGCAGGTGCTGGTCAACGTCAGCAACGACGGCTGGTACAGCGGCTGGGGCGTCTGGCAGCACTTTGATATGGGCCGGGTGCGCGCCATCGAAACCCGGCGCTGGGTGCTACGCAGCGTCAACAAGGGCGTCGCGGCGGCGATCAACGACCTTGGCCAGCCGGCGCAGCTCCTTACCGAGGGCGAAGGTGCCCTCCACGCCCGTTACCGCCTGCTCACCGGGCAGACCCTCTACATGCGCTGGGGCGACATTCCGGCCCTGCTCACCGCCGCGCTGCTGCTGCTTTACGCCCGGCGGCTGGATCGTCGTTCGAGGATGTAA
- a CDS encoding Cof-type HAD-IIB family hydrolase has protein sequence MLGMICVDVDGTLVGSGGVALPEVWAALSEARAAGMRVVLCSGRPAVGHALDYARRLDPDGWHVFQNGASIVNVASGESRSEELPQELLLKLVAEARSTGRILETYTDREYAVESTAPAAVAHADLLGLPFEPRDLLSLPGTVVRAQWLIPYSEADALLAEPHPGLQLHPAGSPVMPETLFVSVTREGVSKGSAVRRVADIYGISLQRAMMVGDGHNDVTAMQVVGYPVAMGNADKEARAAARYHVADVDAGGLAEAAALAMRE, from the coding sequence ATGTTAGGCATGATCTGTGTGGATGTGGACGGCACCCTGGTGGGCAGCGGAGGCGTGGCGTTGCCGGAAGTGTGGGCAGCGCTCTCGGAGGCTCGGGCAGCCGGCATGCGGGTGGTGCTGTGTTCCGGCAGACCGGCGGTGGGGCACGCCCTCGACTATGCCCGGCGGCTGGACCCGGACGGCTGGCACGTCTTTCAGAACGGCGCCAGCATCGTGAACGTGGCGAGCGGCGAGTCGCGCAGCGAGGAACTGCCGCAGGAGCTGCTACTCAAGCTGGTGGCCGAGGCGCGGTCCACCGGCAGGATTCTGGAAACCTACACCGACCGCGAGTACGCCGTGGAAAGCACCGCGCCGGCAGCGGTGGCGCACGCCGATCTGCTGGGCCTGCCGTTCGAGCCGCGCGACCTGCTCAGCTTGCCCGGCACGGTGGTGCGCGCCCAGTGGCTCATTCCCTATTCGGAAGCCGACGCCCTGCTGGCCGAGCCGCATCCGGGCTTGCAACTGCACCCGGCCGGCAGTCCGGTGATGCCGGAAACGCTCTTTGTCAGCGTGACACGGGAAGGCGTCAGCAAGGGCAGCGCGGTGCGGCGGGTGGCCGACATCTACGGCATTTCCCTGCAACGGGCGATGATGGTCGGAGACGGGCACAACGACGTGACGGCCATGCAGGTGGTCGGCTATCCGGTGGCGATGGGCAACGCCGACAAGGAAGCCCGGGCGGCGGCGCGCTACCACGTGGCCGACGTGGACGCCGGCGGTCTGGCCGAAGCGGCGGCGCTGGCGATGCGCGAGTAA
- the tpiA gene encoding triose-phosphate isomerase, which produces MPTNLLALNWKMNKTPSEARAWVGELTAQLPATAAELAIMAPAIALPAVAAELQGSALAIGGQDVSAHESGAYTGEISAAMLRDVGATYVIVGHSERRTYHAETSQVVAGKAAATIAGGLVPIVCVGEGLDVREKGEHVAYTLDQLRDSLAQVSLEGAHQLVIAYEPVWAIGTGKTATAQDAEELAAAIREALRGLYRDYADDVRILYGGSVKPGNIAEICTQPNVNGALVGGASLDVASVVGMAAALV; this is translated from the coding sequence ATGCCCACCAATTTGCTGGCCCTCAACTGGAAGATGAACAAAACGCCCTCGGAAGCGCGGGCCTGGGTCGGCGAGCTCACGGCCCAGCTACCGGCCACCGCCGCCGAACTGGCGATCATGGCCCCGGCCATCGCCCTGCCGGCGGTCGCGGCGGAGCTCCAAGGCTCGGCGCTCGCCATCGGCGGCCAGGACGTCAGCGCGCACGAGTCCGGCGCCTACACCGGCGAGATCAGCGCGGCGATGCTGCGCGACGTGGGCGCCACCTACGTGATCGTCGGCCACTCGGAGCGGCGCACCTACCACGCCGAGACCAGTCAGGTGGTGGCCGGGAAAGCGGCGGCGACCATCGCGGGCGGGCTGGTGCCGATCGTCTGCGTGGGCGAGGGGCTCGACGTGCGCGAGAAGGGCGAGCACGTCGCCTACACCCTCGATCAGCTGCGCGATTCGCTGGCCCAGGTTTCGCTGGAGGGTGCCCACCAGCTGGTGATCGCCTACGAACCGGTCTGGGCCATCGGCACCGGCAAGACCGCCACCGCTCAGGACGCCGAGGAACTCGCCGCCGCCATCCGGGAGGCGCTGCGCGGGCTCTACCGCGACTACGCCGACGACGTGCGTATCCTCTACGGCGGCAGCGTCAAGCCCGGCAACATCGCCGAGATCTGCACCCAGCCGAACGTCAACGGCGCACTGGTGGGCGGAGCGAGCTTGGACGTGGCCTCGGTGGTGGGGATGGCAGCCGCCCTGGTATAG
- a CDS encoding Rad52/Rad22 family DNA repair protein: MKLSDVQKRLQAPFPTHLVNWKPASFNKERSRALLLAHIDARAVQDRLDAICPDEWSFEVEVVANAGRPTVKGRLTILGVTREDIGEGEGGDLGTFKAAASDALKRCAVQFGIGRYLYDLPKTWADWNDDKRAPIKAPELPQWARPDHERSPGGAHLVQAMEQLKYELPDDLELQREIYKHLKAALSSLHPTGRAA; this comes from the coding sequence ATGAAACTGAGCGATGTTCAGAAACGACTTCAGGCGCCGTTCCCCACGCATCTGGTGAACTGGAAGCCGGCCAGCTTCAACAAGGAGCGCAGCCGGGCGCTGCTGCTGGCGCACATCGACGCCCGCGCGGTACAGGACCGCCTCGACGCCATCTGCCCCGACGAGTGGAGCTTCGAGGTGGAAGTCGTGGCGAACGCGGGTCGCCCGACCGTCAAGGGCCGCCTGACCATCCTGGGCGTGACCCGCGAGGACATCGGCGAGGGCGAGGGTGGCGATCTGGGCACCTTCAAGGCGGCGGCCAGCGACGCCCTCAAGCGCTGCGCGGTGCAGTTCGGCATCGGGCGCTACCTGTACGACCTGCCCAAGACCTGGGCCGACTGGAACGACGACAAGCGCGCGCCCATCAAGGCGCCCGAGCTGCCGCAGTGGGCCCGGCCCGACCACGAGCGCAGTCCCGGCGGCGCCCACCTGGTGCAGGCGATGGAGCAGCTCAAGTACGAACTGCCCGACGACCTGGAATTGCAGCGCGAGATCTACAAGCACCTCAAGGCCGCGCTGAGTAGCCTCCACCCCACCGGGCGGGCGGCGTGA
- a CDS encoding site-specific integrase — translation MTGEALVLASRWANAANRRREGLRAAHQQNAEVLTDLLHTYLRLKSSKGGRISALTLSHYAESLRKFLAFTGPPEAPQHALNQLEPEVFEVWLLELQAQGLSASSVKRHLYGVRNLMRALVWAGVLDRDPSASVRPPAEAQAAHTRKSALSADTFRALLALPPAAHPADPTRAARDRLLLLLGGSLGLRAAELVGLNLDDVELTLGQLTVRGKGRRTRQVPLTRSVVAALQSWLRLRSAVAASEALLVSLSHRNVGGRLSTKGARDIAEGYYRALGLPSEVWGLHTLRRTAGTQLYRATRDLHVVADVLGHASVTTSAMYAKMDRSIRLEALEAAEALE, via the coding sequence GTGACTGGGGAAGCCCTGGTCTTGGCCTCACGCTGGGCCAACGCCGCCAACCGACGCCGCGAGGGCCTGCGCGCCGCGCACCAGCAAAACGCCGAGGTGCTGACCGACCTGCTGCACACCTACCTGCGCCTCAAGTCGAGCAAGGGCGGGCGCATCAGCGCGCTGACGCTTTCGCACTACGCCGAGTCGCTGAGAAAATTCCTGGCCTTCACCGGGCCGCCCGAGGCGCCGCAACACGCCCTCAACCAACTGGAACCCGAGGTGTTCGAGGTCTGGCTGCTGGAGTTGCAGGCCCAGGGGCTCTCGGCCTCCAGCGTCAAGCGCCACCTCTACGGCGTGCGCAACCTGATGCGCGCCCTGGTGTGGGCCGGGGTGCTGGACCGTGATCCCTCGGCCAGCGTTCGCCCACCTGCCGAGGCTCAGGCGGCGCACACCCGCAAATCGGCCCTCAGCGCCGACACCTTTCGCGCCTTGCTGGCGCTGCCGCCCGCCGCCCACCCCGCCGACCCCACCCGCGCCGCCCGCGACCGCTTGTTGTTGCTGCTCGGCGGCAGCCTGGGCCTGCGTGCGGCCGAACTCGTCGGCCTGAATCTGGATGACGTGGAACTTACCCTCGGTCAGCTCACCGTGCGCGGCAAAGGCCGCAGAACCCGGCAGGTGCCGCTGACCCGTAGCGTGGTGGCGGCGCTGCAGAGCTGGCTGCGACTTCGTTCAGCGGTCGCTGCTTCCGAGGCCTTGCTGGTTTCTCTCAGCCACCGTAATGTGGGTGGCCGACTGAGTACCAAAGGCGCCCGCGACATCGCCGAGGGCTATTACCGGGCGCTGGGACTACCGTCGGAAGTCTGGGGCCTGCATACCCTGCGCCGCACCGCCGGTACCCAGCTCTACCGGGCCACCCGCGACCTGCATGTGGTGGCCGATGTGCTGGGGCACGCCTCGGTGACGACCAGCGCCATGTACGCCAAGATGGACCGCTCGATTCGGCTGGAGGCTTTGGAGGCGGCGGAAGCGTTGGAGTAG
- the trpA gene encoding tryptophan synthase subunit alpha, producing the protein MTGTLPATTRAGRLQAAFQQAAAQGRAAFIPFMTAGYPTPERFHEVALQLLEHADVMEIGLPYSDPLGDGPTIQRASEVALEGGTSTRRTFELIRGLRAHSDKPLVIMTYVNPVYAVGPREFMRLAVEAGVDGLILPDLPPDEDLDIRALAEEAGLALTFLIAPTSTLERVRIVTAACTGFVYAVSVTGVTGAREGGALGEVPALVALARQYTDLPVAVGFGVKDEATARMVASGAGADGVVVGSALVNAVAEGADLGALARDILKGCQKEA; encoded by the coding sequence ATGACCGGGACCTTGCCGGCCACCACCCGCGCCGGGCGACTGCAGGCGGCCTTTCAACAGGCCGCTGCCCAGGGCCGCGCCGCCTTCATTCCCTTCATGACCGCCGGGTATCCCACCCCCGAGCGCTTTCACGAGGTGGCGCTGCAGTTGCTCGAGCACGCCGACGTGATGGAAATCGGTTTGCCATACTCCGACCCGCTCGGCGACGGCCCCACCATCCAGCGTGCCAGCGAGGTCGCCCTGGAGGGCGGCACCAGCACTCGGCGTACCTTCGAGCTGATCCGTGGGCTGCGGGCGCACAGCGACAAGCCGCTGGTGATCATGACCTACGTTAATCCGGTCTACGCCGTGGGGCCGCGCGAGTTCATGCGTCTGGCGGTCGAGGCGGGGGTGGACGGCCTGATCCTGCCGGACCTGCCGCCCGACGAAGACCTCGACATCCGCGCGCTGGCCGAGGAAGCCGGTCTGGCGCTCACCTTCCTGATCGCGCCGACCAGCACGCTCGAGCGGGTGCGGATCGTGACCGCCGCCTGCACCGGCTTCGTGTACGCCGTCAGCGTGACCGGGGTGACCGGCGCCCGTGAAGGCGGCGCGCTCGGCGAGGTGCCGGCCCTGGTCGCCCTGGCCCGGCAGTACACCGATTTGCCGGTGGCGGTGGGCTTCGGCGTCAAGGACGAAGCGACCGCCCGGATGGTAGCGAGCGGGGCCGGCGCCGACGGGGTGGTGGTGGGCAGCGCCCTGGTCAATGCCGTGGCCGAAGGTGCCGACCTCGGCGCGCTGGCGCGTGACATTCTGAAGGGCTGCCAGAAAGAAGCGTAA
- the gap gene encoding type I glyceraldehyde-3-phosphate dehydrogenase, with protein sequence MKVGINGFGRIGRLVFRVLEARGVEVVAINDLTDNKTLANLLKYDSTNGKFDGTVSYDEDSLTVNGKRIKALAERDPANIKWGELGADIVIESTGIFTTREGASKHLQGGAKKVIITAPAKNEDISIVLGVNEQDYDPKQHHIISNASCTTNSLGAPMKLLDEAFGIEKAIMTTVHSYTNDQRVLDLPHSDLRRARAAAINIIPTSTGAAKAVSQVYPKLKGKFDGTSLRVPTPVGSISDVVVILSREVTADEVNAVFRQAAEGSHKGIISYTEDPIVLQDIVGDPHSAIIDGGLTMAMGNLVKFFSWYDNEWGYSNRIADLTQLVQEKGV encoded by the coding sequence ATGAAAGTAGGAATCAACGGGTTTGGCCGCATCGGCCGTCTGGTTTTCCGGGTGCTGGAAGCGCGCGGCGTCGAGGTCGTGGCCATCAACGACCTGACCGACAACAAAACGCTGGCCAACCTGCTCAAATACGACTCCACCAACGGCAAGTTCGACGGCACGGTGAGCTACGACGAGGACTCGCTGACCGTCAACGGCAAGCGGATCAAGGCGCTGGCCGAGCGCGATCCGGCCAACATCAAGTGGGGCGAACTCGGCGCCGACATCGTGATCGAATCGACCGGCATCTTCACCACCCGTGAGGGCGCCAGCAAGCACCTGCAGGGCGGCGCCAAGAAGGTCATCATCACCGCGCCGGCCAAGAACGAGGACATCTCGATCGTGCTGGGCGTCAACGAGCAGGATTACGATCCCAAGCAGCACCACATCATCAGCAACGCCTCGTGCACCACCAACTCGCTCGGCGCGCCGATGAAGTTGCTCGACGAGGCCTTCGGCATCGAGAAGGCCATCATGACCACGGTGCACAGCTACACCAACGACCAGCGGGTGCTGGACCTCCCGCACAGCGATCTGCGCCGCGCCCGCGCCGCCGCCATCAACATCATTCCCACCTCGACCGGCGCGGCCAAGGCCGTCTCGCAGGTCTACCCCAAGCTCAAGGGCAAGTTCGACGGCACCTCGCTGCGCGTGCCGACCCCGGTGGGCAGCATCAGCGACGTGGTGGTGATTCTCAGCCGTGAAGTGACCGCCGACGAGGTCAACGCTGTGTTCCGCCAGGCCGCCGAGGGCAGCCACAAGGGCATCATCAGCTACACCGAGGACCCGATCGTGCTGCAGGACATCGTGGGCGATCCGCACAGCGCCATCATCGACGGCGGCCTGACCATGGCGATGGGCAATTTGGTGAAGTTCTTCTCGTGGTACGACAACGAGTGGGGCTACTCCAACCGCATTGCCGACTTGACCCAGCTGGTGCAGGAAAAAGGCGTCTGA
- a CDS encoding diacylglycerol/lipid kinase family protein — translation MNAQNTPPKRALLIFNPKSGNGQSPLPRFIAALGDLGWQVDAEELPKEGDLEQVLGQLERYRAVIAAGGDGTVSSLAYALKYSGVPLMAYPAGTANLIAQNLDLPDNPEALAKVVDDFHTVELDLGELTVEDQVRGFTMLAGAGADATMISESEKLKEKLGVMAYVVSAMKQFQPKFTTFTLEYDGQVKEIEAMAVMVANLGMANFRLPIASGVSPTDGKLTVLILKPGSVFDLLGNVLESVKARLGLGDVANHNIESFHTEAVVVKSAEPFPLQFDGEIRKENTPFSARVLPGAVKFLTQEAPKKLDT, via the coding sequence GTGAATGCCCAGAACACCCCCCCCAAGCGCGCCCTCCTGATTTTCAATCCGAAGTCCGGCAACGGTCAGAGTCCGCTGCCGCGCTTCATCGCTGCGCTGGGTGACCTCGGCTGGCAGGTCGATGCCGAGGAGTTGCCCAAAGAGGGCGACCTGGAGCAGGTTCTCGGCCAGCTCGAGCGCTACCGGGCCGTGATCGCCGCCGGCGGTGACGGCACCGTCAGCAGTCTGGCCTACGCGCTGAAATACAGCGGGGTGCCGCTGATGGCCTATCCGGCCGGTACCGCCAACCTGATCGCCCAGAACCTTGATCTGCCGGACAATCCTGAAGCGCTGGCAAAAGTGGTGGACGATTTTCATACCGTCGAACTCGATCTGGGCGAGCTGACGGTGGAAGATCAGGTGCGCGGCTTCACTATGCTGGCCGGCGCCGGAGCCGACGCCACCATGATCAGCGAATCGGAGAAACTCAAGGAAAAGCTCGGCGTGATGGCCTACGTGGTGAGCGCCATGAAGCAGTTCCAGCCGAAATTCACCACCTTTACCCTCGAATACGACGGCCAGGTCAAGGAGATCGAGGCGATGGCGGTGATGGTCGCCAACCTGGGCATGGCCAACTTCCGCTTGCCGATCGCCAGCGGCGTGAGCCCCACCGACGGCAAGCTGACGGTGCTGATCCTCAAGCCGGGGTCTGTGTTCGATCTGCTCGGCAACGTCCTCGAGTCGGTCAAGGCCCGGCTGGGCCTCGGCGACGTTGCCAACCACAACATCGAGTCGTTTCACACCGAGGCGGTGGTGGTCAAATCGGCCGAACCGTTTCCGCTGCAGTTCGACGGCGAGATTCGTAAGGAGAACACGCCGTTCTCGGCCCGGGTGTTGCCCGGCGCCGTGAAGTTCCTGACCCAGGAAGCGCCCAAGAAGCTCGATACCTGA
- a CDS encoding metallophosphoesterase family protein: MRIAFLSDLHGNIHALTAVKRFLSEHIINTVVVVGDLVGYGASPGPVIDFVQHEGWKVGLGSSDLRVAMELGEREVRRGVADQVLAWTRQTLAPEQLEYLRRLPVGGRIMTPVGRLRYFHGAPHNPEARLDLMGQEEQMQELADQLGSRVVVSGGTHVPFVRTVGETIFIDPGSVGLSLNHEPGADVIIVDCAGRRPKVSMHKVPYDYSSAAFDIMAWNLPPVIADVIRSGRMGSS; encoded by the coding sequence TTGCGAATTGCTTTCCTGAGTGACCTTCACGGCAACATCCACGCGCTGACGGCCGTCAAGCGCTTTTTGAGCGAGCACATCATCAACACCGTGGTGGTGGTGGGCGATCTGGTGGGCTACGGCGCTTCGCCCGGCCCGGTCATCGATTTCGTGCAGCATGAGGGCTGGAAAGTCGGCCTGGGTTCGAGCGACCTGCGGGTGGCGATGGAACTCGGCGAGCGCGAAGTGCGCCGGGGCGTGGCCGATCAGGTGCTGGCCTGGACCCGCCAGACCCTGGCCCCCGAGCAGCTCGAATACCTGCGCCGCCTGCCGGTGGGCGGGCGGATCATGACGCCGGTGGGGCGCCTGCGCTACTTTCACGGCGCGCCGCACAACCCCGAAGCGCGGCTGGATCTGATGGGCCAGGAAGAGCAGATGCAGGAACTGGCCGATCAGCTCGGCTCGCGGGTGGTGGTCTCGGGCGGCACCCACGTGCCGTTCGTGCGCACGGTGGGCGAAACGATCTTCATCGATCCGGGTTCGGTGGGCCTGTCTCTCAACCACGAGCCGGGCGCCGACGTGATCATCGTGGACTGCGCCGGGCGCCGCCCCAAGGTCAGCATGCACAAGGTGCCCTACGACTACTCCTCGGCGGCCTTCGACATCATGGCCTGGAACCTGCCGCCGGTCATCGCCGACGTGATCCGCAGCGGCCGAATGGGTTCGTCCTGA
- a CDS encoding IPT/TIG domain-containing protein: MRIFLLGSLLLVGTLASCAPRVGTVAGVTQTPMLIKVSSGAAAGASVTIQGRYLGGPTTGRIRLGADENGQGGYLIPAGAVTSWTDSQIVFTVPANAPAGGSWLFIEVNGRQSTGLPFSVSAQ, translated from the coding sequence ATGCGGATATTCTTGCTGGGTTCTTTACTGTTGGTGGGCACGCTCGCGTCGTGTGCGCCGCGCGTCGGTACGGTGGCGGGCGTCACGCAGACACCCATGCTGATCAAGGTGTCCTCGGGCGCGGCGGCGGGCGCCAGCGTCACCATTCAGGGCCGCTACCTCGGCGGCCCCACCACCGGGCGCATTCGCCTCGGCGCCGACGAGAACGGCCAGGGCGGCTACCTGATTCCCGCCGGCGCCGTGACCTCCTGGACCGACAGCCAGATCGTCTTTACCGTGCCGGCCAATGCCCCGGCCGGCGGCAGCTGGCTGTTTATCGAGGTCAACGGCCGCCAGAGCACCGGCTTGCCGTTCAGCGTCAGCGCCCAGTAA
- a CDS encoding phosphoglycerate kinase, producing MQNLNTLDVAGKRVLVRVDYNVPIKGGVIQDDTRITASLPTLNALLERGASLVLMSHLGRPKGGSDPKYSLEPLQGPLSQALGRPVKFIASAPSSDETLQAVQALQPGEVALLENVRFEAGEEKNDPALVEKLARLGDAFVLDAFGSAHRAHASVSGVAGKLPHAAGTLLQTEVDALDRLINNPAHPYVVIIGGAKVSDKIKVIENLLPKVDKLLIGGGMAYTFIKARGGQIGESIHEDDQLELARRLLDEYAGKIMLPSDVIAADAFDAEANTQVVPSGAIPDGWQGLDAGPETVKAYTAALQGAKTVFWNGPLGVFEFEKFAGGTNAIAKAVADLSGAYTVIGGGDSVSAINKSGQADKVSHISTGGGASLELLEGQQLPGVEAMQ from the coding sequence ATGCAGAACTTGAACACGCTGGACGTGGCCGGCAAGCGGGTGCTGGTGCGGGTGGACTACAACGTGCCGATCAAGGGCGGCGTCATTCAGGACGACACCCGCATCACCGCCTCGCTGCCCACCTTGAATGCCCTGCTGGAGCGCGGCGCCTCGCTGGTGCTGATGAGCCACCTGGGCCGGCCGAAAGGCGGTTCCGATCCCAAGTACAGCCTGGAGCCGTTGCAAGGGCCGCTGAGTCAGGCGCTGGGCCGCCCGGTGAAGTTCATCGCCTCTGCGCCGAGCAGCGATGAGACCCTCCAGGCGGTGCAGGCCCTCCAGCCCGGCGAGGTCGCCCTGCTGGAAAACGTGCGCTTCGAGGCCGGTGAGGAGAAAAACGATCCGGCGCTCGTCGAGAAGCTCGCCCGCCTGGGCGACGCCTTCGTGCTCGACGCCTTCGGCAGCGCCCACCGCGCCCACGCCTCAGTCAGCGGGGTGGCCGGCAAGCTGCCGCACGCCGCCGGTACGTTGCTGCAAACCGAGGTGGACGCGCTGGACAGGCTGATCAACAACCCCGCCCACCCCTACGTGGTGATCATCGGCGGCGCCAAGGTCAGCGACAAGATCAAGGTGATCGAGAACCTGCTGCCCAAGGTCGACAAGCTGCTGATCGGCGGCGGCATGGCCTACACCTTCATCAAGGCCAGGGGCGGCCAGATCGGCGAGAGCATTCACGAAGACGACCAGCTCGAGCTGGCCCGGCGCTTGCTCGACGAGTACGCCGGCAAGATCATGCTGCCCAGCGACGTGATCGCCGCCGACGCTTTCGACGCCGAGGCCAACACCCAGGTGGTGCCCTCGGGCGCCATCCCGGACGGCTGGCAGGGCCTCGACGCCGGGCCGGAGACGGTCAAGGCCTACACCGCCGCGCTCCAGGGCGCCAAGACGGTGTTCTGGAACGGCCCCCTCGGCGTGTTCGAGTTCGAAAAATTTGCCGGCGGCACCAACGCCATCGCCAAGGCGGTGGCCGACCTCAGCGGCGCGTACACCGTCATCGGCGGCGGCGACTCGGTGAGCGCCATCAACAAGAGCGGTCAGGCCGACAAGGTCTCGCACATCTCGACCGGCGGCGGGGCCAGCCTGGAACTCCTCGAAGGCCAGCAGCTGCCCGGCGTCGAGGCGATGCAGTAA